One window of the Wenzhouxiangella sp. XN24 genome contains the following:
- a CDS encoding Hsp20/alpha crystallin family protein, with translation MSLVRYQPWGLMRSLHEDLDRLFEQRMGMDETAGSVANWVPPVDIREEENRFLLHADIPGVKPEDIEVTMENGVLTISGTRASEKSEDENGYRRVERITGRFFRRFTLPDTADAEGINAKSHDGVLEVIIPKHERVMPRRISVEVN, from the coding sequence ATGAGCCTTGTTCGTTACCAACCCTGGGGGCTGATGCGCTCCCTGCACGAGGACCTGGATCGCCTGTTCGAGCAGCGGATGGGCATGGACGAGACCGCCGGCAGCGTCGCCAACTGGGTCCCGCCCGTGGACATCAGGGAAGAGGAGAACCGCTTCCTGCTGCATGCCGACATCCCCGGCGTGAAACCCGAGGACATCGAGGTCACGATGGAGAACGGCGTGCTGACGATCAGCGGGACCCGTGCGTCCGAGAAGAGCGAGGACGAGAACGGCTACCGCCGCGTGGAACGCATCACGGGACGCTTCTTCCGGCGCTTCACGCTGCCCGACACGGCCGACGCCGAGGGCATCAACGCCAAGAGCCACGACGGCGTGCTCGAGGTGATCATCCCGAAACACGAGCGGGTGATGCCGCGGCGGATCAGCGTGGAGGTCAACTGA
- a CDS encoding DegQ family serine endoprotease has translation MKSRPLAAVAAVLALAVATPLQAQLPAMVDGSPLPSLAPMVKKTAPAVVNIATRGSVEVGGGPNPFLDDPFFRRFFDMPDQPRQRRQTRSAGSGVIVDAREGLVITNAHVIDGAEEITVTLQDDRSFEAEVIGADAATDIALLRIPAERLTQLEIADSSRAEVGDFVVAIGNPFGLGHTVTSGIVSALGRSGINPEGYEDFIQTDASINPGNSGGALVNLRGELVGVNSAIISRGGGNIGIGFAIPSNMARSIMSQLLEFGEVRRGLLGVNIYTITPDIAEAYGVEATQGALVSQVLPDSAAEKAKIEVGDIIRSVDGKAIDSANELRNAIGLKRSGESVELEVLRNGKERKIRVKLGEQARQEQVAAEEIHPGLQGAELETLTPGSDNYDGRPGVLVAAVEPNSPAAQRGLRPGDVIVGVNRRAVSNLEELRDAASGQSLLLNLRRGNTSLILPIR, from the coding sequence ATGAAGTCACGCCCCCTCGCCGCGGTCGCGGCCGTACTCGCTCTCGCCGTCGCCACGCCGTTGCAGGCGCAGCTGCCTGCCATGGTCGACGGTTCCCCCCTGCCCTCGCTGGCGCCGATGGTGAAAAAGACGGCCCCGGCCGTCGTGAACATCGCGACCCGGGGCAGCGTCGAGGTGGGCGGCGGCCCCAACCCTTTTCTCGACGATCCTTTTTTCCGCCGCTTTTTCGACATGCCGGACCAGCCCCGCCAGCGTCGCCAGACCCGGAGCGCCGGTTCGGGCGTGATCGTCGATGCCCGCGAGGGCCTGGTGATCACCAACGCGCACGTCATCGACGGCGCGGAGGAAATCACGGTCACGCTGCAGGATGACCGCAGCTTCGAGGCCGAGGTGATCGGCGCCGACGCGGCCACCGACATCGCGCTGTTGCGAATCCCCGCCGAACGCCTCACACAGCTCGAGATCGCGGATTCCTCGCGCGCCGAAGTGGGCGATTTCGTGGTTGCGATCGGCAACCCCTTCGGCCTGGGGCACACCGTCACCTCGGGCATCGTCAGCGCGCTGGGTCGCTCCGGCATCAACCCGGAGGGCTACGAGGACTTCATCCAGACCGACGCGTCCATCAATCCCGGCAACTCGGGCGGCGCGCTGGTCAACCTGCGCGGCGAACTGGTCGGCGTGAACTCGGCCATCATCTCGCGCGGCGGCGGCAACATCGGCATCGGCTTCGCCATCCCGTCGAACATGGCGCGCTCGATCATGTCGCAGCTGCTCGAGTTCGGCGAAGTGCGCCGCGGCCTGCTCGGCGTGAACATCTACACCATCACCCCCGACATCGCCGAGGCCTACGGCGTGGAAGCCACGCAGGGCGCGCTGGTCTCGCAGGTGCTGCCTGACTCCGCCGCCGAAAAGGCCAAGATCGAGGTCGGCGACATCATCCGCAGCGTGGACGGCAAGGCCATCGACAGCGCCAACGAGCTGCGCAACGCCATCGGCCTCAAGCGCAGCGGCGAGTCGGTCGAACTGGAGGTCCTGCGCAACGGCAAGGAACGCAAGATCCGCGTCAAGCTGGGCGAGCAGGCGCGCCAGGAACAGGTGGCGGCCGAGGAGATCCACCCGGGCCTGCAGGGCGCGGAGCTGGAGACCCTCACGCCCGGGTCGGACAACTATGACGGGCGGCCCGGCGTGCTGGTGGCGGCCGTCGAGCCGAACAGTCCGGCCGCGCAGCGCGGCTTGCGGCCCGGTGACGTGATCGTGGGGGTGAATCGTCGGGCGGTGAGTAACCTGGAAGAGTTGCGCGATGCCGCCAGCGGCCAGTCGCTGCTGCTCAACCTGCGCCGCGGCAACACCAGCCTCATCCTGCCGATCCGCTGA
- a CDS encoding sulfite exporter TauE/SafE family protein has protein sequence MPSLFAILLVFPAIGALSGLLAGMFGIGGGLVIVPALSAVFAAGLVAVEPAARMHVALGSSLAVIVFTALSSLRAHHGYGAVLWPAVRSLAPGVVIGALCGAWLADALATRSLEIVFGLFAIVMALQIGFAPKIEPVAHGPLPRWPRNLAAGTVIGTVSALGGIGGGVLTVPYLVFHSVPMRMAVGTAAACTLPVALSGALGYGLAGQSAASPALATGYLYWPAIAVIALASMVTAPLGARLAHRLPVLQLRRLFAVLLLVVAADMLVGGH, from the coding sequence ATGCCTTCGCTGTTCGCGATCCTGCTTGTTTTTCCTGCCATCGGCGCGCTGTCCGGGTTGCTGGCGGGAATGTTCGGCATCGGCGGGGGGCTCGTGATCGTTCCCGCCCTGAGCGCCGTGTTCGCGGCGGGCCTGGTGGCGGTGGAACCCGCGGCGCGCATGCACGTCGCCCTCGGCAGTTCGCTGGCGGTGATCGTGTTCACGGCGTTGTCCTCCCTGCGCGCTCACCATGGTTACGGGGCGGTGCTGTGGCCCGCGGTGCGCAGCCTCGCGCCGGGCGTCGTGATCGGTGCGTTGTGCGGCGCATGGCTGGCCGATGCGCTGGCGACCCGCTCGCTGGAGATCGTGTTCGGCCTGTTCGCCATCGTCATGGCGCTGCAGATCGGCTTCGCGCCGAAGATCGAGCCGGTGGCGCACGGGCCGTTGCCGCGCTGGCCGCGCAACCTGGCGGCCGGCACGGTGATCGGCACCGTTTCGGCGCTCGGCGGGATCGGCGGCGGCGTGCTCACCGTGCCGTACCTGGTGTTCCATTCGGTACCGATGCGCATGGCGGTGGGCACGGCGGCCGCCTGCACCTTGCCGGTGGCGCTCTCGGGTGCGCTCGGTTACGGGCTTGCGGGCCAGTCCGCGGCCTCGCCGGCGCTCGCCACCGGTTACCTGTACTGGCCGGCGATCGCGGTGATCGCGCTGGCGAGCATGGTGACCGCGCCACTCGGCGCGCGGCTCGCGCACCGGCTCCCGGTGTTGCAGTTGCGCCGGCTGTTCGCCGTGCTGCTGCTGGTCGTGGCCGCCGACATGCTGGTCGGCGGCCACTAG
- a CDS encoding transglycosylase SLT domain-containing protein: protein MPLIALCTALLLSLATPATAAATLDSQRDAFRAGLAHAEAGRWDRVEPELAALQGYPLLPDLRAAFLRSRLGRVDDAEVRAFLAAHPELGFSDGLRRQWAHSLARRGAWGDYLEVYEQHYATRNDTTLDCHAFTARLRRGATAGLAEAALARWLSPVSQPEACDPAFEWLAAQRELTDERRRQRMTLALEVGEFRLARWLARPLGDAAVAEVDRWSRIHADPVTRLGAPDDWRDTPRERALLLYGFQRLASAEPELAARRWPAFRATFAFEDAERALVDRRIALVHAWRHLPGAADLLATLPADSHDADTRTWAVRLAIRAQDWQAVEAGLARLDAGTAAEPVWRYWQARMLEATGRAPAARPVYAALATERGYYSFMAADRLDADYNWQHADTAPDEAMLAALARRPDLVRARELFHVGLENHGRIEWQRAVARLAPPERAQAGILAKRWGWYSRAITAATGAGLVNDLDLRFPLPWRPLIEAQSARAGISSAWVYGVTRSESLFMPDASSGAGAIGLMQLLPATGRQTAPQAGVSFRGYQTLLDPETNVALGTTYLAEMLARFGNHRVLATAAYNAGPNRVDRWLPDDASLPADAWVDSMPYRETRGYVQRVLASEAVFQWRMSGQTVRITEAMQPVPPRAGSAAGVAP from the coding sequence ATGCCATTGATCGCCCTGTGCACCGCCCTGCTGCTCTCGCTGGCCACCCCGGCGACGGCCGCCGCAACCCTCGACAGCCAGCGTGATGCCTTTCGCGCAGGGCTGGCCCATGCCGAGGCCGGCCGCTGGGATCGCGTCGAGCCCGAGCTGGCGGCGCTGCAGGGCTACCCGCTGCTGCCGGACCTGCGCGCCGCCTTCCTGCGCAGCCGGCTCGGCCGGGTGGATGACGCCGAGGTCCGGGCATTCCTGGCCGCGCATCCCGAGCTCGGCTTCAGCGATGGCCTGCGGCGGCAATGGGCCCATTCCCTGGCCCGGCGCGGCGCCTGGGGCGACTACCTCGAGGTGTACGAGCAGCACTACGCCACACGCAACGACACGACCCTGGATTGTCACGCGTTCACCGCGCGGCTGCGCCGCGGCGCGACCGCGGGGCTGGCCGAGGCGGCGCTGGCGCGCTGGTTGTCCCCCGTGAGCCAGCCTGAGGCCTGCGATCCCGCCTTCGAGTGGCTGGCGGCACAGCGTGAACTGACCGACGAGCGACGGCGGCAACGCATGACCCTGGCGCTCGAGGTGGGCGAGTTCCGCCTCGCACGCTGGCTGGCGCGGCCTTTGGGCGACGCCGCGGTGGCGGAAGTCGATCGCTGGTCGCGAATCCATGCCGATCCGGTGACCCGCCTGGGGGCCCCGGACGACTGGCGCGACACGCCGCGCGAGCGGGCGTTGCTGCTGTACGGTTTCCAGCGACTGGCGAGCGCCGAGCCCGAACTGGCGGCGCGCCGCTGGCCGGCGTTTCGTGCGACCTTCGCCTTCGAGGACGCCGAGCGCGCCCTGGTCGATCGGCGCATCGCGCTGGTCCACGCGTGGCGTCACCTGCCGGGCGCCGCGGACTTGCTGGCCACATTGCCGGCGGACAGCCACGACGCCGATACGCGTACCTGGGCGGTGCGCCTCGCGATTCGTGCGCAGGACTGGCAAGCCGTCGAGGCGGGACTGGCGCGACTCGACGCCGGCACGGCCGCAGAGCCGGTGTGGCGCTACTGGCAGGCCCGCATGCTGGAGGCCACGGGCCGCGCACCGGCGGCCCGGCCGGTCTACGCGGCGCTCGCGACGGAGCGCGGCTACTACAGCTTCATGGCGGCGGACCGGCTGGACGCGGACTACAACTGGCAGCACGCCGACACGGCGCCCGACGAAGCGATGCTGGCCGCGCTGGCGCGCCGACCCGACCTGGTGCGTGCCAGGGAACTGTTCCACGTCGGCCTGGAGAATCACGGCCGCATCGAGTGGCAGCGCGCCGTGGCGCGTCTCGCCCCGCCGGAGCGGGCCCAGGCGGGGATTCTCGCCAAGCGCTGGGGCTGGTACTCGCGTGCCATCACGGCCGCCACGGGCGCCGGGCTGGTCAATGATCTCGACCTGCGTTTCCCGCTGCCCTGGCGTCCGCTGATCGAGGCGCAGAGCGCGCGCGCGGGCATCAGCAGCGCGTGGGTCTACGGTGTCACGCGCAGCGAGAGCCTGTTCATGCCCGACGCCAGCTCCGGCGCCGGCGCCATCGGCCTTATGCAGCTCTTGCCGGCCACGGGACGCCAGACCGCGCCGCAGGCGGGCGTGAGTTTCCGCGGCTACCAGACACTGCTCGACCCCGAGACCAACGTCGCGCTCGGCACGACCTACCTCGCCGAGATGCTGGCGCGCTTCGGCAATCACCGGGTGCTCGCCACCGCCGCCTACAACGCCGGCCCGAACCGCGTGGACCGCTGGCTGCCGGACGACGCGTCGCTGCCGGCCGACGCCTGGGTGGACTCGATGCCTTATCGCGAGACGCGCGGCTATGTGCAGCGCGTCCTTGCCAGCGAGGCGGTCTTCCAGTGGCGCATGTCGGGCCAGACGGTGCGCATCACCGAGGCCATGCAGCCGGTACCGCCGCGGGCCGGATCAGCTGCGGGAGTTGCACCCTAG
- a CDS encoding ECF-type sigma factor — translation MGDVTVLLRKLNAGDLAARETLLALIYSELTAIAARHLAGERHERELEPQALVHEGWLRMVELKRITWQDREHFLAMAARVMRQVLVDAARKRNAAKRDGGLQVTLSGLAAFEPDSNTDVLQLHEALERLAEIDPRRAELVELRYFGGLTIEEIAEFVGSSPATVKRNWDVARGWLFRAMTTDADEGADPR, via the coding sequence ATGGGCGACGTGACCGTACTGCTGCGCAAGTTGAACGCCGGCGATCTCGCGGCGCGCGAGACGCTGTTGGCGCTGATCTACAGCGAATTGACGGCGATCGCCGCACGCCACCTCGCCGGGGAACGCCATGAGCGTGAACTCGAGCCGCAGGCACTGGTGCACGAGGGCTGGCTGCGCATGGTGGAGCTGAAGCGGATCACCTGGCAGGACCGGGAACACTTCCTCGCCATGGCCGCGCGCGTGATGCGCCAGGTGCTCGTGGACGCGGCGCGCAAGCGCAACGCCGCCAAGCGCGATGGCGGGCTGCAGGTGACGCTGAGCGGGCTGGCGGCATTCGAACCCGACTCGAACACCGACGTGTTGCAGCTGCACGAGGCGCTCGAACGGCTCGCCGAGATCGACCCGCGGCGCGCCGAACTCGTCGAGCTGCGCTACTTTGGTGGCCTCACCATCGAGGAAATCGCCGAGTTCGTCGGCAGCTCGCCCGCCACCGTGAAGCGAAACTGGGACGTGGCGCGCGGCTGGCTGTTTCGCGCCATGACCACCGACGCCGATGAAGGCGCGGATCCACGATGA